From Kogia breviceps isolate mKogBre1 chromosome 2, mKogBre1 haplotype 1, whole genome shotgun sequence, one genomic window encodes:
- the LRRFIP1 gene encoding leucine-rich repeat flightless-interacting protein 1 isoform X4: MKELERQQKEIYQVQKKYYGLDTKWGDIEQWMADSERASRRSRRNTSASDEDERMSAGSRASLRSQPDLEYGGPYAWTNGYDGELYGSQSLNRRSGRSSSYSGDSRLSTLSSSREDPLGLSCSDIDFGLRSRGLAPKPLSAQNGNRPSYMYGAARPAGSYRASVSDESSLGGARRSSACGSHAPGGQPSEHSGHFKSSSRSSSRGSSARASPVVEERPEKDFTEKGSRGLPGLSAATLASLGGTSSRRGSGDTSVSIDTEASIREIKELNELKDQIQDVEGKYMQGLKEMKDSLAEVEEKYKKAMVSNAQLDNEKTNFMYQVDTLKDTLLELEEQLAESRRQYEEKSKEFEREKHAHSVLQLQFAEVKEALKQREETLEEIRQLQQKQASYIREISDLQETIEWKDKKIGALERQKEFFDSVRSERDDLREEVVVLKEELKKHGIILNSEIATNGETADPLNNVGYPGSTKMTKEELNALKATGDGTLGRANEVEVKNEMVENEGKREIWRSTEQRQHRDDPGKGCVDTEVLRPGDSAEGQETSEDTAPSPGTLVNSENEVQSQILENTSFFENTQQGESSEVINSELDGEIPGARIGQGSSNALEIKNQRKESAEEWEKETRGDFETNLEEMSIEPRQESAPLQVSEVGRESSADTGEQSGSPTEAGPQAGLTGLGERVGTVASGPPGGIDDTASHREKREPEAPEGLDPSSGHDLEEELTNQEVAEPKEVPVQSTEAGGGSDEEEGKGRKLRDEKPIKLEVQAIPCSPEARSSPQEVTGPSTVDAESEPLDVKEPEEEKNDQQGEALDSSHKKTKNKKKKNKKKKSPAPVETRDVPKELTFQSPDLSEVKEEQVKFTDRKPVVEAQDEVTKNPRQNPAVGSSKNADGPENPKTELDGGLDQDDFGVNTETRKAVADGDTLHFEDNAVQSSGTSASSKELEEGAVKDGAEEDGTAPSHPPGPDDEEVPGSGPLQDEAPPKNVNDGCQTEGTEEHVTSGNVGQTVGKPSDSISRENDDVAPAGEVGDSHSESREETAGEHGKGRNKEDCALS, encoded by the exons ACAAATGGTTATGATGGAGAATTATACGGATCACAGTCCCTGAATAGAAGATCTGGCAGG AGTTCCAGCTACAGCGGTGACAGCAGATTGTCCACTTTGTCATCATCCAGAGAGGACCCCTTG GGACTTTCCTGCTCCGACATCGACTTCGGGCTTCGCAGTCGTGGCCTTGCTCCCAAACCCCTGTCTGCTCAGAATGGAAACCGG CCCTCCTATATGTACGGCGCTGCCCGGCCGGCTGGGAGTTACCGG GCGTCTGTGTCGGATGAGAGCAGTCTCGGTGGGGCTCGGCGGAGCAGCGCCTGCGGTTCCCACGCT CCGGGTGGGCAGCCCTCGGAGCACAGCGGCCACTTCAAGTCCAGCTCCCGCAGCTCCTCGAGAGGCAGCTCGGCGCGGGCCAGCCCAGTG GTTGAAGAGAGACCAGAAAAAGACTTCACGGAGAAG GGGTCTCGTGGCCTGCCTGGCCTGTCTGCAGCCACGCTGGCCTCCCTGGGTGGGACTTCCTCCCGAAGGGGCAGCGGGGACACCTCCGTCTCCATTGACACTGAGGCCTCCATTAGGGAGATCAAG GAACTCAATGAGCTGAAGGACCAGATTCAGGATGTAGAAGGCAAATACATGCAGGGATTGAAAGAGATGAAG GACTCACTAGCAGAagttgaagaaaaatataagaaggCCATGGTTTCCAACGCTCAGCTAGACAATGAGAAGACAAACTTTATGTACCAGGTCGATACGCTAAAGGACACGCTGCTGGAGCTTGAAGAGCAGCTGGCTGAGTCCAGGCGGCAGTACGAGGAGAAAAGCAAA GAATTTGAAAGGGAAAAGCATGCCCACAGTGTCCTCCAGCTTCAGTTTGCTGAGGTGAAAGAGGCCctgaagcagagagaagaaacGCTTGAG GAAATCCGACAGCTACAGCAGAAACAGGCGAGTTATATCAGGGAGATTTCTGATCTTCAGGAAACAATAGAATGGAAAGACAAAAAGATAGGG GCATTAGAGAGGCAGAAAGAGTTCTTTGATTCCGTAAGGAGTGAACGAGACGATCTTAGAGAAGAAGTAGTCGTgctgaaagaggaattaaag AAACATGGAATAATCCTAAATTCAGAAATAGCTACCAATGGAGAGACTGCAGACCCGCTAAATAACGTTGGCTACCCAGGTTCTACAAAGATGACAAAGGAAGAGTTAAATGCCCTCAAGGCAACAGGGGATGGGACGCTAG GAAGAGCCAATGAAGTGGAGGTGAAAAATGAAATGGTGGAGAATGAGGGGAAAAGAGAAATCTGGCGGAGCACTGAGCAGAGACAGCACAGAGACGACCCAGGAAAGGGCTGTGTGGACACAGAGGTGCTACGTCCTGGTGACAGTGCCGAGGGCCAGGAAACCTCTGAAgacactgccccctccccaggaacGTTAGTAAATTCTGAGAACGAGGTTCAAAGCCAGATTCTGGAGAACACTTCCTTCTTTGAAAACACACAGCAGGGTGAGTCAAGTGAGGTCATAAACAGTGAACTAGACGGTGAAATCCCAGGTGCTCGGATTGGGCAGGGCAGCAGTAACGCCTTGGAGATCAAAAACCAAAGGAAAGAATCTGCAGAAGAGTGGGAAAAAGAAACACGGGGAGATTTTGAAACCAACTTGGAAGAGATGAGCATAGAACCACGTCAGGAATCCGCTCCTTTGCAGGTATCTGAAGTTGGAAGGGAGAGCAGTGCAGACACTGGAGAGCAGAGTGGGAGCCCCACAGAGGCTGGGCCGCAGGCGGGGCTCACCGGGCTGGGGGAGCGGGTGGGCACAGTAGCCTCCGGTCCCCCAGGGGGCATCGATGACACAGCGAGTCACCGTGAAAAACGTGAGCCAGAGGCTCCAGAAGGCTTGGACCCAAGCTCAGGGCACGATTTAGAGGAAGAACTCACCAACCAGGAAGTAGCTGAGCCCAAGGAGGTCCCAGTTCAGAGCACAGAGGCAGGTGGGGGGAGCGATGAAGAGGAgggtaaaggaagaaaattaagggATGAGAAGCCAATCAAGCTGGAAGTGCAAGCCATTCCTTGTTCTCCAGAAGCCAGAAGCAGTCCTCAGGAGGTGACAGGCCCAAGCACGGTAGACGCTGAAAGTGAACCCCTGGATGTGAAAGAGCCCGAGGAAGAAAAGAATGACCAACAGGGAGAGGCACTGGATTCGTCGCACAAGAAAAcgaagaacaagaaaaagaaaaacaagaagaaaaaatcacCAGCCCCTGTAGAAACCAGAGACGTTCCGAAAGAGTTAACATTTCAAAGCCCAGATTTAAGTGAAGTGAAAGAAGAGCAGGTAAAATTTACTGACAGAAAACCAGTTGTAGAAGCACAAGATGAGGTCACTAAGAACCCCAGACAGAACCCCGCGGTAGGCAGCAGTAAAAATGCCGACGGTCCAGAAAATCCTAAAACCGAGTTGGATGGAGGACTTGACCAGGACGATTTTGGTGTAAACACTGAGACAAGGAAAGCGGTAGCTGATGGAGACACGTTGCATTTTGAAGATAATGCAGTTCAGTCATCAGGCACCAGTGCCAGTAGTAAAGAATTAGAGGAAGGTGCCGTAAAAGATGGTGCTGAAGAAGATGGCACCGCCCCCAGCCATCCTCCGGGTCCAGACGACGAGGAAGTGCCGGGCAGCGGCCCGCTCCAAGACGAAGCTCCCCCAAAGAACGTTAACGACGGCTGTCAAACAGAGGGCACAGAAGAGCATGTGACATCAGGAAACGTAGGTCAGACAGTCGGGAAGCCTTCAGATAGCATTAGTCGAGAAAATGATGACGTGGCGCCAGCAGGCGAGGTGGGGGACTCTCACTCAGAAAGCAGGGAAGAGACGGCAGGTGAGCACGGGAAGGGCAGGAACAAAGAGGACTGTGCCTTGTCGTAG
- the LRRFIP1 gene encoding leucine-rich repeat flightless-interacting protein 1 isoform X13 — MGTQGSGRKRLPNRERLTAEDDALNQIAREAEARLAAKRAARAEAREIRMKELERQQKEVEERPEKDFTEKGSRGLPGLSAATLASLGGTSSRRGSGDTSVSIDTEASIREIKDSLAEVEEKYKKAMVSNAQLDNEKTNFMYQVDTLKDTLLELEEQLAESRRQYEEKSKEFEREKHAHSVLQLQFAEVKEALKQREETLEEIRQLQQKQASYIREISDLQETIEWKDKKIGALERQKEFFDSVRSERDDLREEVVVLKEELKKHGIILNSEIATNGETADPLNNVGYPGSTKMTKEELNALKATGDGTLGRANEVEVKNEMVENEGKREIWRSTEQRQHRDDPGKGCVDTEVLRPGDSAEGQETSEDTAPSPGTLVNSENEVQSQILENTSFFENTQQGESSEVINSELDGEIPGARIGQGSSNALEIKNQRKESAEEWEKETRGDFETNLEEMSIEPRQESAPLQVSEVGRESSADTGEQSGSPTEAGPQAGLTGLGERVGTVASGPPGGIDDTASHREKREPEAPEGLDPSSGHDLEEELTNQEVAEPKEVPVQSTEAGGGSDEEEGKGRKLRDEKPIKLEVQAIPCSPEARSSPQEVTGPSTVDAESEPLDVKEPEEEKNDQQGEALDSSHKKTKNKKKKNKKKKSPAPVETRDVPKELTFQSPDLSEVKEEQVKFTDRKPVVEAQDEVTKNPRQNPAVGSSKNADGPENPKTELDGGLDQDDFGVNTETRKAVADGDTLHFEDNAVQSSGTSASSKELEEGAVKDGAEEDGTAPSHPPGPDDEEVPGSGPLQDEAPPKNVNDGCQTEGTEEHVTSGNVGQTVGKPSDSISRENDDVAPAGEVGDSHSESREETAGEHGKGRNKEDCALS; from the exons GTTGAAGAGAGACCAGAAAAAGACTTCACGGAGAAG GGGTCTCGTGGCCTGCCTGGCCTGTCTGCAGCCACGCTGGCCTCCCTGGGTGGGACTTCCTCCCGAAGGGGCAGCGGGGACACCTCCGTCTCCATTGACACTGAGGCCTCCATTAGGGAGATCAAG GACTCACTAGCAGAagttgaagaaaaatataagaaggCCATGGTTTCCAACGCTCAGCTAGACAATGAGAAGACAAACTTTATGTACCAGGTCGATACGCTAAAGGACACGCTGCTGGAGCTTGAAGAGCAGCTGGCTGAGTCCAGGCGGCAGTACGAGGAGAAAAGCAAA GAATTTGAAAGGGAAAAGCATGCCCACAGTGTCCTCCAGCTTCAGTTTGCTGAGGTGAAAGAGGCCctgaagcagagagaagaaacGCTTGAG GAAATCCGACAGCTACAGCAGAAACAGGCGAGTTATATCAGGGAGATTTCTGATCTTCAGGAAACAATAGAATGGAAAGACAAAAAGATAGGG GCATTAGAGAGGCAGAAAGAGTTCTTTGATTCCGTAAGGAGTGAACGAGACGATCTTAGAGAAGAAGTAGTCGTgctgaaagaggaattaaag AAACATGGAATAATCCTAAATTCAGAAATAGCTACCAATGGAGAGACTGCAGACCCGCTAAATAACGTTGGCTACCCAGGTTCTACAAAGATGACAAAGGAAGAGTTAAATGCCCTCAAGGCAACAGGGGATGGGACGCTAG GAAGAGCCAATGAAGTGGAGGTGAAAAATGAAATGGTGGAGAATGAGGGGAAAAGAGAAATCTGGCGGAGCACTGAGCAGAGACAGCACAGAGACGACCCAGGAAAGGGCTGTGTGGACACAGAGGTGCTACGTCCTGGTGACAGTGCCGAGGGCCAGGAAACCTCTGAAgacactgccccctccccaggaacGTTAGTAAATTCTGAGAACGAGGTTCAAAGCCAGATTCTGGAGAACACTTCCTTCTTTGAAAACACACAGCAGGGTGAGTCAAGTGAGGTCATAAACAGTGAACTAGACGGTGAAATCCCAGGTGCTCGGATTGGGCAGGGCAGCAGTAACGCCTTGGAGATCAAAAACCAAAGGAAAGAATCTGCAGAAGAGTGGGAAAAAGAAACACGGGGAGATTTTGAAACCAACTTGGAAGAGATGAGCATAGAACCACGTCAGGAATCCGCTCCTTTGCAGGTATCTGAAGTTGGAAGGGAGAGCAGTGCAGACACTGGAGAGCAGAGTGGGAGCCCCACAGAGGCTGGGCCGCAGGCGGGGCTCACCGGGCTGGGGGAGCGGGTGGGCACAGTAGCCTCCGGTCCCCCAGGGGGCATCGATGACACAGCGAGTCACCGTGAAAAACGTGAGCCAGAGGCTCCAGAAGGCTTGGACCCAAGCTCAGGGCACGATTTAGAGGAAGAACTCACCAACCAGGAAGTAGCTGAGCCCAAGGAGGTCCCAGTTCAGAGCACAGAGGCAGGTGGGGGGAGCGATGAAGAGGAgggtaaaggaagaaaattaagggATGAGAAGCCAATCAAGCTGGAAGTGCAAGCCATTCCTTGTTCTCCAGAAGCCAGAAGCAGTCCTCAGGAGGTGACAGGCCCAAGCACGGTAGACGCTGAAAGTGAACCCCTGGATGTGAAAGAGCCCGAGGAAGAAAAGAATGACCAACAGGGAGAGGCACTGGATTCGTCGCACAAGAAAAcgaagaacaagaaaaagaaaaacaagaagaaaaaatcacCAGCCCCTGTAGAAACCAGAGACGTTCCGAAAGAGTTAACATTTCAAAGCCCAGATTTAAGTGAAGTGAAAGAAGAGCAGGTAAAATTTACTGACAGAAAACCAGTTGTAGAAGCACAAGATGAGGTCACTAAGAACCCCAGACAGAACCCCGCGGTAGGCAGCAGTAAAAATGCCGACGGTCCAGAAAATCCTAAAACCGAGTTGGATGGAGGACTTGACCAGGACGATTTTGGTGTAAACACTGAGACAAGGAAAGCGGTAGCTGATGGAGACACGTTGCATTTTGAAGATAATGCAGTTCAGTCATCAGGCACCAGTGCCAGTAGTAAAGAATTAGAGGAAGGTGCCGTAAAAGATGGTGCTGAAGAAGATGGCACCGCCCCCAGCCATCCTCCGGGTCCAGACGACGAGGAAGTGCCGGGCAGCGGCCCGCTCCAAGACGAAGCTCCCCCAAAGAACGTTAACGACGGCTGTCAAACAGAGGGCACAGAAGAGCATGTGACATCAGGAAACGTAGGTCAGACAGTCGGGAAGCCTTCAGATAGCATTAGTCGAGAAAATGATGACGTGGCGCCAGCAGGCGAGGTGGGGGACTCTCACTCAGAAAGCAGGGAAGAGACGGCAGGTGAGCACGGGAAGGGCAGGAACAAAGAGGACTGTGCCTTGTCGTAG
- the LRRFIP1 gene encoding leucine-rich repeat flightless-interacting protein 1 isoform X18: MGTQGSGRKRLPNRERLTAEDDALNQIAREAEARLAAKRAARAEAREIRMKELERQQKEVEERPEKDFTEKGSRGLPGLSAATLASLGGTSSRRGSGDTSVSIDTEASIREIKDSLAEVEEKYKKAMVSNAQLDNEKTNFMYQVDTLKDTLLELEEQLAESRRQYEEKSKEFEREKHAHSVLQLQFAEVKEALKQREETLEKHGIILNSEIATNGETADPLNNVGYPGSTKMTKEELNALKATGDGTLGRANEVEVKNEMVENEGKREIWRSTEQRQHRDDPGKGCVDTEVLRPGDSAEGQETSEDTAPSPGTLVNSENEVQSQILENTSFFENTQQGESSEVINSELDGEIPGARIGQGSSNALEIKNQRKESAEEWEKETRGDFETNLEEMSIEPRQESAPLQVSEVGRESSADTGEQSGSPTEAGPQAGLTGLGERVGTVASGPPGGIDDTASHREKREPEAPEGLDPSSGHDLEEELTNQEVAEPKEVPVQSTEAGGGSDEEEGKGRKLRDEKPIKLEVQAIPCSPEARSSPQEVTGPSTVDAESEPLDVKEPEEEKNDQQGEALDSSHKKTKNKKKKNKKKKSPAPVETRDVPKELTFQSPDLSEVKEEQVKFTDRKPVVEAQDEVTKNPRQNPAVGSSKNADGPENPKTELDGGLDQDDFGVNTETRKAVADGDTLHFEDNAVQSSGTSASSKELEEGAVKDGAEEDGTAPSHPPGPDDEEVPGSGPLQDEAPPKNVNDGCQTEGTEEHVTSGNVGQTVGKPSDSISRENDDVAPAGEVGDSHSESREETAGEHGKGRNKEDCALS; the protein is encoded by the exons GTTGAAGAGAGACCAGAAAAAGACTTCACGGAGAAG GGGTCTCGTGGCCTGCCTGGCCTGTCTGCAGCCACGCTGGCCTCCCTGGGTGGGACTTCCTCCCGAAGGGGCAGCGGGGACACCTCCGTCTCCATTGACACTGAGGCCTCCATTAGGGAGATCAAG GACTCACTAGCAGAagttgaagaaaaatataagaaggCCATGGTTTCCAACGCTCAGCTAGACAATGAGAAGACAAACTTTATGTACCAGGTCGATACGCTAAAGGACACGCTGCTGGAGCTTGAAGAGCAGCTGGCTGAGTCCAGGCGGCAGTACGAGGAGAAAAGCAAA GAATTTGAAAGGGAAAAGCATGCCCACAGTGTCCTCCAGCTTCAGTTTGCTGAGGTGAAAGAGGCCctgaagcagagagaagaaacGCTTGAG AAACATGGAATAATCCTAAATTCAGAAATAGCTACCAATGGAGAGACTGCAGACCCGCTAAATAACGTTGGCTACCCAGGTTCTACAAAGATGACAAAGGAAGAGTTAAATGCCCTCAAGGCAACAGGGGATGGGACGCTAG GAAGAGCCAATGAAGTGGAGGTGAAAAATGAAATGGTGGAGAATGAGGGGAAAAGAGAAATCTGGCGGAGCACTGAGCAGAGACAGCACAGAGACGACCCAGGAAAGGGCTGTGTGGACACAGAGGTGCTACGTCCTGGTGACAGTGCCGAGGGCCAGGAAACCTCTGAAgacactgccccctccccaggaacGTTAGTAAATTCTGAGAACGAGGTTCAAAGCCAGATTCTGGAGAACACTTCCTTCTTTGAAAACACACAGCAGGGTGAGTCAAGTGAGGTCATAAACAGTGAACTAGACGGTGAAATCCCAGGTGCTCGGATTGGGCAGGGCAGCAGTAACGCCTTGGAGATCAAAAACCAAAGGAAAGAATCTGCAGAAGAGTGGGAAAAAGAAACACGGGGAGATTTTGAAACCAACTTGGAAGAGATGAGCATAGAACCACGTCAGGAATCCGCTCCTTTGCAGGTATCTGAAGTTGGAAGGGAGAGCAGTGCAGACACTGGAGAGCAGAGTGGGAGCCCCACAGAGGCTGGGCCGCAGGCGGGGCTCACCGGGCTGGGGGAGCGGGTGGGCACAGTAGCCTCCGGTCCCCCAGGGGGCATCGATGACACAGCGAGTCACCGTGAAAAACGTGAGCCAGAGGCTCCAGAAGGCTTGGACCCAAGCTCAGGGCACGATTTAGAGGAAGAACTCACCAACCAGGAAGTAGCTGAGCCCAAGGAGGTCCCAGTTCAGAGCACAGAGGCAGGTGGGGGGAGCGATGAAGAGGAgggtaaaggaagaaaattaagggATGAGAAGCCAATCAAGCTGGAAGTGCAAGCCATTCCTTGTTCTCCAGAAGCCAGAAGCAGTCCTCAGGAGGTGACAGGCCCAAGCACGGTAGACGCTGAAAGTGAACCCCTGGATGTGAAAGAGCCCGAGGAAGAAAAGAATGACCAACAGGGAGAGGCACTGGATTCGTCGCACAAGAAAAcgaagaacaagaaaaagaaaaacaagaagaaaaaatcacCAGCCCCTGTAGAAACCAGAGACGTTCCGAAAGAGTTAACATTTCAAAGCCCAGATTTAAGTGAAGTGAAAGAAGAGCAGGTAAAATTTACTGACAGAAAACCAGTTGTAGAAGCACAAGATGAGGTCACTAAGAACCCCAGACAGAACCCCGCGGTAGGCAGCAGTAAAAATGCCGACGGTCCAGAAAATCCTAAAACCGAGTTGGATGGAGGACTTGACCAGGACGATTTTGGTGTAAACACTGAGACAAGGAAAGCGGTAGCTGATGGAGACACGTTGCATTTTGAAGATAATGCAGTTCAGTCATCAGGCACCAGTGCCAGTAGTAAAGAATTAGAGGAAGGTGCCGTAAAAGATGGTGCTGAAGAAGATGGCACCGCCCCCAGCCATCCTCCGGGTCCAGACGACGAGGAAGTGCCGGGCAGCGGCCCGCTCCAAGACGAAGCTCCCCCAAAGAACGTTAACGACGGCTGTCAAACAGAGGGCACAGAAGAGCATGTGACATCAGGAAACGTAGGTCAGACAGTCGGGAAGCCTTCAGATAGCATTAGTCGAGAAAATGATGACGTGGCGCCAGCAGGCGAGGTGGGGGACTCTCACTCAGAAAGCAGGGAAGAGACGGCAGGTGAGCACGGGAAGGGCAGGAACAAAGAGGACTGTGCCTTGTCGTAG
- the LRRFIP1 gene encoding leucine-rich repeat flightless-interacting protein 1 isoform X10: protein MGTQGSGRKRLPNRERLTAEDDALNQIAREAEARLAAKRAARAEAREIRMKELERQQKEVEERPEKDFTEKGSRGLPGLSAATLASLGGTSSRRGSGDTSVSIDTEASIREIKELNELKDQIQDVEGKYMQGLKEMKDSLAEVEEKYKKAMVSNAQLDNEKTNFMYQVDTLKDTLLELEEQLAESRRQYEEKSKEFEREKHAHSVLQLQFAEVKEALKQREETLEEIRQLQQKQASYIREISDLQETIEWKDKKIGALERQKEFFDSVRSERDDLREEVVVLKEELKKHGIILNSEIATNGETADPLNNVGYPGSTKMTKEELNALKATGDGTLGRANEVEVKNEMVENEGKREIWRSTEQRQHRDDPGKGCVDTEVLRPGDSAEGQETSEDTAPSPGTLVNSENEVQSQILENTSFFENTQQGESSEVINSELDGEIPGARIGQGSSNALEIKNQRKESAEEWEKETRGDFETNLEEMSIEPRQESAPLQVSEVGRESSADTGEQSGSPTEAGPQAGLTGLGERVGTVASGPPGGIDDTASHREKREPEAPEGLDPSSGHDLEEELTNQEVAEPKEVPVQSTEAGGGSDEEEGKGRKLRDEKPIKLEVQAIPCSPEARSSPQEVTGPSTVDAESEPLDVKEPEEEKNDQQGEALDSSHKKTKNKKKKNKKKKSPAPVETRDVPKELTFQSPDLSEVKEEQVKFTDRKPVVEAQDEVTKNPRQNPAVGSSKNADGPENPKTELDGGLDQDDFGVNTETRKAVADGDTLHFEDNAVQSSGTSASSKELEEGAVKDGAEEDGTAPSHPPGPDDEEVPGSGPLQDEAPPKNVNDGCQTEGTEEHVTSGNVGQTVGKPSDSISRENDDVAPAGEVGDSHSESREETAGEHGKGRNKEDCALS, encoded by the exons GTTGAAGAGAGACCAGAAAAAGACTTCACGGAGAAG GGGTCTCGTGGCCTGCCTGGCCTGTCTGCAGCCACGCTGGCCTCCCTGGGTGGGACTTCCTCCCGAAGGGGCAGCGGGGACACCTCCGTCTCCATTGACACTGAGGCCTCCATTAGGGAGATCAAG GAACTCAATGAGCTGAAGGACCAGATTCAGGATGTAGAAGGCAAATACATGCAGGGATTGAAAGAGATGAAG GACTCACTAGCAGAagttgaagaaaaatataagaaggCCATGGTTTCCAACGCTCAGCTAGACAATGAGAAGACAAACTTTATGTACCAGGTCGATACGCTAAAGGACACGCTGCTGGAGCTTGAAGAGCAGCTGGCTGAGTCCAGGCGGCAGTACGAGGAGAAAAGCAAA GAATTTGAAAGGGAAAAGCATGCCCACAGTGTCCTCCAGCTTCAGTTTGCTGAGGTGAAAGAGGCCctgaagcagagagaagaaacGCTTGAG GAAATCCGACAGCTACAGCAGAAACAGGCGAGTTATATCAGGGAGATTTCTGATCTTCAGGAAACAATAGAATGGAAAGACAAAAAGATAGGG GCATTAGAGAGGCAGAAAGAGTTCTTTGATTCCGTAAGGAGTGAACGAGACGATCTTAGAGAAGAAGTAGTCGTgctgaaagaggaattaaag AAACATGGAATAATCCTAAATTCAGAAATAGCTACCAATGGAGAGACTGCAGACCCGCTAAATAACGTTGGCTACCCAGGTTCTACAAAGATGACAAAGGAAGAGTTAAATGCCCTCAAGGCAACAGGGGATGGGACGCTAG GAAGAGCCAATGAAGTGGAGGTGAAAAATGAAATGGTGGAGAATGAGGGGAAAAGAGAAATCTGGCGGAGCACTGAGCAGAGACAGCACAGAGACGACCCAGGAAAGGGCTGTGTGGACACAGAGGTGCTACGTCCTGGTGACAGTGCCGAGGGCCAGGAAACCTCTGAAgacactgccccctccccaggaacGTTAGTAAATTCTGAGAACGAGGTTCAAAGCCAGATTCTGGAGAACACTTCCTTCTTTGAAAACACACAGCAGGGTGAGTCAAGTGAGGTCATAAACAGTGAACTAGACGGTGAAATCCCAGGTGCTCGGATTGGGCAGGGCAGCAGTAACGCCTTGGAGATCAAAAACCAAAGGAAAGAATCTGCAGAAGAGTGGGAAAAAGAAACACGGGGAGATTTTGAAACCAACTTGGAAGAGATGAGCATAGAACCACGTCAGGAATCCGCTCCTTTGCAGGTATCTGAAGTTGGAAGGGAGAGCAGTGCAGACACTGGAGAGCAGAGTGGGAGCCCCACAGAGGCTGGGCCGCAGGCGGGGCTCACCGGGCTGGGGGAGCGGGTGGGCACAGTAGCCTCCGGTCCCCCAGGGGGCATCGATGACACAGCGAGTCACCGTGAAAAACGTGAGCCAGAGGCTCCAGAAGGCTTGGACCCAAGCTCAGGGCACGATTTAGAGGAAGAACTCACCAACCAGGAAGTAGCTGAGCCCAAGGAGGTCCCAGTTCAGAGCACAGAGGCAGGTGGGGGGAGCGATGAAGAGGAgggtaaaggaagaaaattaagggATGAGAAGCCAATCAAGCTGGAAGTGCAAGCCATTCCTTGTTCTCCAGAAGCCAGAAGCAGTCCTCAGGAGGTGACAGGCCCAAGCACGGTAGACGCTGAAAGTGAACCCCTGGATGTGAAAGAGCCCGAGGAAGAAAAGAATGACCAACAGGGAGAGGCACTGGATTCGTCGCACAAGAAAAcgaagaacaagaaaaagaaaaacaagaagaaaaaatcacCAGCCCCTGTAGAAACCAGAGACGTTCCGAAAGAGTTAACATTTCAAAGCCCAGATTTAAGTGAAGTGAAAGAAGAGCAGGTAAAATTTACTGACAGAAAACCAGTTGTAGAAGCACAAGATGAGGTCACTAAGAACCCCAGACAGAACCCCGCGGTAGGCAGCAGTAAAAATGCCGACGGTCCAGAAAATCCTAAAACCGAGTTGGATGGAGGACTTGACCAGGACGATTTTGGTGTAAACACTGAGACAAGGAAAGCGGTAGCTGATGGAGACACGTTGCATTTTGAAGATAATGCAGTTCAGTCATCAGGCACCAGTGCCAGTAGTAAAGAATTAGAGGAAGGTGCCGTAAAAGATGGTGCTGAAGAAGATGGCACCGCCCCCAGCCATCCTCCGGGTCCAGACGACGAGGAAGTGCCGGGCAGCGGCCCGCTCCAAGACGAAGCTCCCCCAAAGAACGTTAACGACGGCTGTCAAACAGAGGGCACAGAAGAGCATGTGACATCAGGAAACGTAGGTCAGACAGTCGGGAAGCCTTCAGATAGCATTAGTCGAGAAAATGATGACGTGGCGCCAGCAGGCGAGGTGGGGGACTCTCACTCAGAAAGCAGGGAAGAGACGGCAGGTGAGCACGGGAAGGGCAGGAACAAAGAGGACTGTGCCTTGTCGTAG